In the Euphorbia lathyris chromosome 5, ddEupLath1.1, whole genome shotgun sequence genome, one interval contains:
- the LOC136230859 gene encoding uncharacterized protein, with amino-acid sequence MEKMNHAFEKMKMLVGMEVEDEESIAAEESSSFSFMDDFNRNCTLSTKQRLYGFAICFVSGLACTLLSMLVFFKPIKFGITFTFGNLLSLGSTAFLIGPKRQVTMMLDPVRIYATALYLASIIVALFCALYVHNKLLTLLAIILEFGALVWYSLSYIPFARSMVSKIMTACFDTEF; translated from the exons ATGGAGAAGATGAACCACGCATTCGAGAAGATGAAGATGCTTGTTGGTATGGAAGTCGAAGACGAAGAATCAATCGCTGCTGAGGAAAGTAGTTCGTTTTCTTTCATGGATGACTTCAATCGGAACTGCACTCTCTCTACCAAACAG AGGCTTTATGGTTTTGCCATTTGCTTTGTTTCTGGCTTAGCTTGTACACTATTG TCAATGCTGGTTTTCTTCAAGCCAATCAAGTTTGGGATAACCTTCACATTTGGCAATTTGCTTTCACTCGGAAG CACAGCGTTTCTGATAGGCCCAAAACGTCAAGTTACTATGATGCTTGATCCTGTTCGTATATATGCAACAGCTCTATATCTTGCAAGTATAATTGTTGCCTTGTTCTGTGCACTTTAT GTGCATAACAAGCTTTTGACACTTCTGGCAATTATCCTAGAATTTGGTGCATTAGTTTG GTATAGCTTGAGTTACATCCCCTTTGCGAGGTCTATGGTTTCAAAGATCATGACGGCTTGCTTTGACACTGAATTTTAG
- the LOC136229136 gene encoding ribosomal lysine N-methyltransferase 3: protein MASRRLRAFKRWMNSHGVQWSTDALEFIDTPEEGISVKALRDLKDGEVVSTIPKSACLTMKNTGACDIIQSAGLSGCLGLSVAIMYEMSLGEESPWAAYLQLLPEKECLPLVWTVDEIDHFLRGTELHKIVKEDKFLMYADWEESILPLLDTGDLDPKFFGLEQYFAARSLIASRSFQIDDDHGSGMVPLADLFNHKTGAEDVHFTCGSSDSESDDDDDDNSKPGDDDDDNSNPGDDDDDNSNPGDDDDDNSNPDKSYTANYVDEEPANTLERTSDDPKVLEMIMVKNVKAGVEVFNTYGSAGNAALLHRYGFTEPDNPYDIVNIDLDLVLEWCTSMFSSRHSRARLSLWRKLDYSGCFSESTEYFEISFNGDPQVELLILLYIMLLPDDDYCKLDLAVSTATDHKEMISMISSEKFNFRFDKGTEIDKSLLLTESVCNALLRLAEKRENLYGLSSIENDIEALEKCSEKERKLYHSLMLRVSERRILEKFRTYASLGAKIVQYLHNII, encoded by the exons ATGGCTTCCAG GCGATTGAGAGCATTCAAGCGATGGATGAATTCCCATGGCGTCCAATGGAGCACTGATGCTCTAGAGTTTATCGACactcctgaagaaggtatctccGTGAAAGCACTGAGAGATTTGAAGGACGGTGAGGTGGTTTCTACAATTCCAAAGAGTGCCTGTCTCACGATGAAGAACACCGGAGCATGCGACATCATCCAATCTGCCGGATTGAGCGGTTGTTTAGGGCTGTCTGTGGCAATCATGTACGAGATGAGCCTAGGCGAGGAATCTCCCTGGGCTGCGTACCTTCAGCTGTTGCCTGAGAAAGAGTGTTTGCCTTTAGTTTGGACTGTTGACGAAATCGATCATTTTCTTCGTGGAACTGAGCTCCACAAG ATAGTGAAGGAAGACAAATTTCTTATGTATGCTGATTGGGAAGAGAGCATATTGCCTCTACTGGATACTGGTGATCTTGATCCAAAATTTTTTGGTCTTGAACAATATTTTGCTGCAAGAAGCCTTATTGCTTCTCGATCTTTTCAAATAGATGATGATCATGGATCTGGAATGGTTCCTTTGGCAGACCT CTTTAATCACAAGACTGGAGCTGAGGATGTGCACTTCACCTGTGGGTCTTCTGATTCTGAAAGTGATGACGACGACGATGACAATTCCAAACCTGGTGACGATGATGATGACAATTCCAATCCTGGTGACGATGATGATGACAATTCCAATCCTGGTGACGATGATGATGACAATTCCAATCCTGATAAGAGTTATACTGCAAATTATGTTGATGAGGAACCAGCAAATACGTTGGAACGCACTTCAGATGATCCCAAGGTGTTGGAAATGATTATGGTGAAAAATGTCAAGGCTGGAGTGGAG GTTTTTAATACATACGGATCAGCAGGTAATGCTGCATTGCTTCACAGATACGGATTCACAGAGCCGGATAATCCATACGACATTGTTAACATTGACTTAGACTTGGTGCTTGAATGGTGCACGTCAATGTTCTCTAGCCGGCATAGCAGGGCAAGGTTATCCCTTTGGAGAAAATTGGATTACTCTGGATGTTTTAGTGAGAGTACTGAATACTTTGAGATCTCATTCAATGGAGATCCACAAGTTGAGTTGTTGATTCTGTTGTACATTATGTTATTGCCGGATGATGATTATTGTAAACTGGATCTAGCTGTTTCAACTGCTACTGATCATAAAGAAATGATCAGCATGATCTCATCCGAAAAATTCAATTTCAGATTTGATAAGGGAACCGAAATCGATAAGAGTCTGTTGCTTACAGAAAGTGTTTGTAATGCTCTTTTGAGGCTTGCTGAGAAGAGGGAGAATTTGTATGGTTTAAGTTCAATAGAGAATGATATTGAAGCCCTGGAGAAGTGCagtgagaaagaaagaaagttgTATCACTCTCTGATGTTACGTGTGAGTGAGAGGAGGATTCTTGAGAAATTTAGAACTTATGCTAGTCTTGGTGCTAAAATTGTTCAATACCTCCACAACATCATCTAA